The following are from one region of the Stigmatella ashevillena genome:
- a CDS encoding serine/threonine-protein kinase codes for MRLAPDASEESERLAAGRDASDADSPLEEPDPLLGTQLGSFRLMRRLGRGGMGAVYLGEHVSIGSRMAVKVLHEHLAAYPELVQRFHAEARAVNLIGHENIVSIVDLNAAPPRPYLIMEYLEGMPLSSYVGTPMKAEQWVPILAQACEALHAAHLRGIVHRDLKPDNIFLVQRAQGSAPFVKVLDFGIAKLLDSAGPQTQAGIIVGTPEYMAPEQSQTGRIDGRADVYAFGVIAYQLATGQLPFTVEGSAAQLVAHQTQLPVPPRSVSPGVSPVIEAVILRALAKSITERYQTTLELKAALEGALAEERRGGVSAPVSAPPPAPGLEGPGRRRPRTMEVPARVVLRPGAAPERLVCSDIARGGLFLRLESVPLPPLFSRLQVTLELERGPLTSTCEVVRHVTPEQAKLWGMAPGVGVQFVEPPADLKAAVAQILRGGTGNTPLSVSPPVLDAEVTALVAPYLSHLQQDYYTFLSLSQDAGFDAVRGRVRAALSELEGLRARQLSSAQRAILDSVLTRVRDAGETLGNLTRRALYDAGLGNFRGVECCLAAGLTVTQLETLHREFLTRKPSAAGAARVHTLTGNAYERDGQLAKALDAYERGLAADPLDLQLLQRYRTVRRALAQRPFP; via the coding sequence ATGAGGCTTGCTCCAGATGCCAGCGAGGAATCCGAGCGCCTGGCGGCGGGGCGGGACGCCTCCGACGCCGATTCCCCTCTTGAAGAGCCCGATCCCCTGTTGGGGACACAGCTCGGCAGCTTCCGGCTGATGCGGAGGCTGGGACGGGGCGGGATGGGGGCGGTGTACCTGGGAGAGCACGTCTCCATCGGAAGCCGCATGGCGGTGAAGGTGCTTCACGAGCACCTGGCCGCATACCCGGAACTGGTGCAGCGCTTCCATGCGGAGGCGCGGGCCGTGAACCTCATCGGCCACGAGAACATCGTCAGCATCGTGGATTTGAACGCCGCGCCCCCGCGCCCCTACCTCATCATGGAGTACCTGGAGGGCATGCCCCTGTCCTCGTACGTGGGGACGCCCATGAAGGCCGAGCAGTGGGTGCCCATCCTCGCCCAGGCGTGCGAGGCGCTGCATGCGGCGCACCTGCGGGGCATCGTCCACCGGGACCTCAAGCCCGACAACATCTTCCTCGTGCAGCGCGCGCAGGGCAGCGCGCCCTTCGTGAAGGTGCTCGACTTCGGCATCGCCAAGCTGCTCGACAGCGCGGGGCCTCAGACCCAGGCGGGCATCATTGTCGGGACTCCCGAGTACATGGCGCCGGAGCAGTCCCAGACGGGGCGGATTGACGGCCGTGCGGACGTCTACGCGTTCGGGGTGATTGCCTACCAGCTCGCCACGGGGCAGCTGCCCTTCACCGTGGAGGGGTCCGCCGCGCAACTGGTGGCGCACCAGACGCAACTGCCCGTGCCCCCCCGGTCCGTGAGTCCGGGCGTCTCTCCCGTGATTGAAGCGGTCATCCTGCGCGCGCTCGCCAAGTCCATCACGGAGCGCTACCAGACCACGTTGGAGTTGAAGGCCGCGCTGGAGGGGGCGCTGGCCGAGGAGCGCCGGGGCGGCGTCAGCGCGCCCGTCTCCGCGCCCCCCCCGGCCCCTGGGCTGGAGGGGCCCGGCCGCCGGAGGCCCCGCACGATGGAGGTGCCGGCCCGGGTGGTGCTGCGGCCCGGAGCGGCTCCGGAGCGGCTGGTGTGCTCGGACATCGCCCGGGGCGGGTTGTTCCTGCGCTTGGAGTCGGTCCCCTTGCCGCCCCTGTTCTCGCGGCTCCAGGTGACGCTGGAGCTGGAGCGAGGGCCGCTGACCTCCACGTGCGAGGTGGTGCGGCACGTCACGCCGGAGCAGGCCAAGCTCTGGGGGATGGCGCCGGGCGTCGGGGTTCAGTTCGTGGAGCCTCCCGCGGACCTCAAGGCCGCCGTGGCGCAGATTCTTCGAGGGGGAACGGGCAACACGCCGCTGTCGGTGTCGCCTCCGGTGCTCGATGCCGAAGTCACGGCCTTGGTGGCGCCGTACCTCTCGCACCTGCAGCAGGACTACTACACGTTCCTGTCGCTCTCGCAGGATGCGGGCTTCGATGCCGTCCGAGGACGGGTGCGCGCCGCGCTCTCGGAACTGGAAGGGCTCCGGGCGCGGCAGCTCTCCTCGGCCCAGCGCGCGATCCTGGACTCGGTGCTCACCCGGGTGAGGGATGCGGGCGAGACGCTGGGAAACCTCACCCGGCGGGCCTTGTACGATGCGGGGCTGGGGAACTTCCGGGGAGTCGAGTGCTGCCTGGCCGCGGGCCTTACCGTGACCCAGTTGGAGACCCTGCACCGGGAGTTTCTGACCCGGAAGCCCAGTGCGGCCGGGGCCGCGCGAGTCCACACCCTCACGGGCAACGCCTACGAGCGGGATGGGCAGCTGGCCAAGGCCCTGGACGCCTATGAGCGGGGCCTCGCGGCAGACCCGCTCGATCTTCAGCTCCTCCAGCGGTACCGCACCGTGCGCCGGGCATTGGCTCAGCGCCCGTTTCCCTGA
- the rplU gene encoding 50S ribosomal protein L21, whose product MYAVIRTGGKQYRVAEGDVLRIEKVAGDVGAEVTFNDILLLGGTDSPKVGRPTVSGAKVVGKILAQDKHRRVLHFRKEKEGWTRRRGHRQPYTEVKVTSIAG is encoded by the coding sequence ATGTACGCAGTGATTCGCACGGGCGGTAAGCAGTACCGCGTTGCCGAGGGTGACGTGCTCCGCATCGAGAAGGTCGCGGGCGACGTCGGTGCCGAGGTGACTTTCAACGACATCCTCCTGCTGGGTGGCACGGACTCCCCGAAGGTGGGTCGTCCCACGGTCAGCGGCGCCAAGGTGGTGGGGAAGATCCTCGCGCAGGACAAGCACCGCCGCGTCCTCCACTTCCGCAAGGAGAAGGAAGGCTGGACGCGCCGCCGGGGCCACCGCCAGCCGTACACCGAGGTCAAGGTCACCTCCATCGCGGGCTAG
- the rpmA gene encoding 50S ribosomal protein L27, producing MAHKKGQGSSRNGRDSNSQRRGVKVYGGEAVSAGSILVRQLGTVIHAGTNVKLGRDYTLYSTVDGVVKYERLGRDRKKVSVYPAEASA from the coding sequence ATGGCTCATAAAAAGGGACAAGGTTCTTCTCGCAACGGTCGCGATTCGAATTCACAGCGTCGCGGCGTCAAGGTGTACGGCGGCGAGGCAGTGTCCGCGGGCAGCATCCTCGTGCGGCAGCTCGGCACGGTCATCCACGCGGGCACCAATGTGAAGCTGGGCCGTGACTACACCCTCTACTCCACGGTGGACGGAGTGGTGAAGTACGAGCGGCTGGGGCGTGACCGCAAGAAGGTGTCGGTCTATCCGGCTGAGGCGAGCGCCTAG
- the obgE gene encoding GTPase ObgE, translating into MKFVDEVRIFVKAGDGGNGAVSFRREKFIERGGPNGGDGGNGGSVVFVGDPQLTTLLDFRYQQHHRAKGGENGMGSDCNGRGAEDMILRVPVGTLIRSTDSGELLVDLSEPGQRFVAAQGGRGGLGNMNFATSTRQTPRFAQDGTKGEEVTLTLELKLLADVGLLGFPNAGKSTFISRVSRARPKVADYPFTTLVPNLGMVQYKDNLSFVMADIPGIIEGASEGVGLGHQFLRHVERCKVLIHLIDMGAEGEGREPLQDFDILNRELAKYSAELAKKPQVVAANKLDLTHARERLEALTDSLRKRGIAVFPVSTATGEGMQALLDATAEVLFTGRTDKLHVEAPAKAAPRVERTKAPARKAPVKKAASRKAAAKKAPARKAPVKKAASRKVAAKKAPVRKAPARKAAAKKAPAKKAPAKKAPARKVPAKKVAPRRGSKSPAKPVRAKGRRA; encoded by the coding sequence ATGAAATTCGTCGACGAAGTCCGCATCTTCGTGAAGGCCGGTGATGGTGGGAACGGTGCCGTCTCCTTCCGGCGGGAGAAGTTCATCGAGCGGGGAGGGCCCAACGGAGGCGATGGGGGCAACGGAGGCTCGGTGGTGTTCGTGGGAGATCCACAGCTCACCACGCTCCTGGACTTCCGCTATCAGCAGCACCACCGGGCCAAGGGTGGTGAAAACGGGATGGGCAGCGACTGCAACGGCCGGGGCGCCGAGGACATGATCCTCCGGGTACCGGTGGGCACGCTCATCCGTTCCACGGATTCGGGCGAGCTGCTGGTGGACCTGAGCGAGCCGGGCCAGCGCTTCGTGGCCGCCCAGGGAGGGCGCGGGGGCCTGGGCAACATGAACTTCGCCACCTCGACGCGGCAGACGCCGCGCTTCGCCCAGGATGGGACGAAGGGGGAGGAAGTCACCCTCACCCTCGAGCTGAAGCTGCTGGCGGACGTGGGGCTCTTGGGCTTCCCCAACGCGGGCAAGAGCACCTTCATCTCTCGGGTGAGCCGGGCCCGGCCGAAGGTGGCGGACTACCCATTCACCACGCTGGTGCCGAACCTCGGCATGGTTCAGTACAAGGACAACCTCTCGTTCGTGATGGCCGACATTCCCGGCATCATCGAGGGGGCCAGCGAGGGCGTGGGGTTGGGCCACCAGTTCCTGCGGCACGTGGAGCGGTGCAAGGTGCTCATCCACCTCATCGACATGGGCGCCGAGGGAGAGGGGCGCGAGCCGCTGCAAGACTTCGACATCCTCAACCGCGAACTGGCGAAGTACAGCGCGGAGCTTGCGAAGAAGCCGCAGGTGGTGGCCGCCAACAAGCTGGATCTCACGCATGCGCGTGAGCGCTTGGAGGCACTCACCGACTCCCTGCGTAAGCGCGGGATCGCGGTGTTCCCAGTCTCCACCGCGACCGGCGAAGGAATGCAGGCGCTGTTGGATGCCACTGCCGAGGTGCTCTTCACGGGAAGGACGGACAAGCTCCACGTGGAGGCTCCCGCGAAGGCCGCTCCCCGGGTCGAGCGCACGAAGGCCCCTGCCCGGAAGGCGCCTGTGAAGAAGGCTGCTTCCCGGAAGGCTGCCGCGAAGAAGGCCCCTGCTCGGAAGGCGCCTGTGAAAAAGGCCGCCTCCCGGAAGGTGGCCGCGAAGAAGGCGCCCGTCCGCAAAGCGCCTGCTCGGAAGGCCGCTGCGAAGAAAGCGCCTGCGAAGAAGGCACCGGCGAAGAAGGCACCGGCCAGGAAGGTCCCCGCGAAGAAGGTTGCGCCTCGCCGGGGTTCGAAGAGCCCTGCGAAGCCGGTGCGCGCAAAGGGGCGGAGGGCTTAG
- a CDS encoding TrmH family RNA methyltransferase: protein MSGGGPRYAPFEGKPVEAESFLLDVRKEKIDRVVEQRTRTFTVVLDRLEDSFNMAAVLRTCEAMGVQEVHVVINPEAPFLPNSRVAQGCDKWLDVKLYKTFAECREHLKERGFALYASAIREGATSLYSMRFDSKVAIIFGNERFGVSEEVLAGVDGTFWIPMRGFSQSINISAAASACVSRVMAWREEHLGKVGDLSEAEAQTLRERFYVLSLKQRKRIFKGKQP, encoded by the coding sequence ATGAGTGGTGGTGGTCCCCGCTACGCGCCTTTCGAGGGCAAGCCCGTGGAAGCGGAGTCGTTCCTGCTCGATGTGCGCAAGGAGAAGATCGATCGCGTGGTGGAGCAGCGGACGCGAACGTTCACCGTCGTGCTGGACCGGTTGGAGGACAGCTTCAACATGGCCGCAGTGCTGCGGACCTGCGAGGCCATGGGCGTGCAGGAGGTGCACGTCGTCATCAACCCCGAGGCCCCCTTTCTTCCCAACTCACGGGTGGCCCAGGGGTGTGACAAGTGGCTGGACGTGAAGCTCTACAAGACGTTCGCCGAGTGCCGCGAGCACCTCAAGGAGCGGGGGTTCGCGCTGTACGCATCGGCCATCCGGGAGGGGGCCACGAGCCTCTACTCGATGCGCTTCGACTCCAAGGTGGCGATCATCTTCGGCAATGAGCGCTTCGGGGTGAGCGAAGAGGTGCTCGCCGGGGTGGATGGCACCTTCTGGATTCCCATGCGGGGATTCAGCCAGAGCATCAACATCTCGGCTGCCGCGTCGGCTTGCGTGAGCCGGGTGATGGCTTGGCGCGAAGAGCACCTCGGCAAAGTGGGCGATCTCTCCGAGGCGGAAGCCCAGACTCTCCGCGAGCGCTTCTATGTGCTGTCCCTTAAACAGAGGAAGCGGATTTTCAAGGGAAAGCAGCCGTGA
- a CDS encoding LolA family protein: MLIETLLVSLLSAQAAPPAPVAPKPTPAVEVSKPAATAKGSVAPEVKTLVERMQSFYEKTEDFQSGFKQDYKYKTFRRTQTSTGTVTYKKPGLMRWEYEKPSPRTFVLAGSKVYAYDPGAQSLTVGNVDTNTLSASVTFLFGQGCLADEFNITKGTCADCKGTLLVLDPAQADPRFKQVRLEVDSKTAQVLKSTVIDPDGSENTIAFLDLKTNVGISKDSFKLDPPEGTRIDDFTKQGK, from the coding sequence ATGCTGATCGAGACCTTGCTCGTGTCCTTGCTGTCCGCACAAGCAGCCCCTCCAGCGCCTGTCGCTCCCAAGCCCACTCCCGCCGTCGAGGTGAGCAAGCCCGCCGCCACGGCCAAGGGCAGCGTCGCCCCCGAGGTGAAGACGCTGGTCGAGCGGATGCAGTCCTTCTACGAGAAGACCGAGGACTTCCAGTCGGGCTTCAAGCAGGACTACAAGTACAAGACGTTCCGCCGCACGCAGACCTCCACGGGCACGGTGACCTACAAGAAGCCCGGGCTGATGCGCTGGGAGTACGAGAAGCCGTCCCCCCGCACCTTCGTGCTCGCGGGCAGCAAGGTGTACGCGTACGACCCTGGGGCGCAGAGCCTCACCGTGGGCAACGTGGACACCAATACGCTGTCCGCCTCGGTGACGTTCCTCTTCGGGCAGGGATGTCTGGCCGATGAGTTCAACATCACCAAGGGCACGTGCGCCGATTGCAAGGGCACGCTGTTGGTGCTGGATCCGGCCCAGGCGGATCCGCGCTTCAAGCAAGTCCGCCTGGAGGTGGACTCCAAGACGGCGCAGGTGCTCAAGAGCACCGTGATCGATCCGGACGGCAGCGAGAACACCATCGCCTTCCTGGACCTGAAGACGAACGTGGGGATCTCGAAGGACAGCTTCAAGCTGGATCCTCCCGAGGGCACCCGCATCGACGATTTCACCAAGCAGGGAAAGTAG
- a CDS encoding endonuclease/exonuclease/phosphatase family protein — MSPPIPDSSALPGGLTFTLRVASLNVWNPGPDKTQRNQGLAAALRERNLDVVLLQEMDGTAAQFDLFRRVAGFSHGVRSGDVAILSRFELTNFEAPELPRKPSLTPIRQLLNRRDVYFCIAAFQHNGMRFHVSSHHWDNRQLVNRKTAAAATAARMSHVPADTVILCGGDFNTHQETDELQRVMKEGLLNSGTPGDFIDFILYRGTGIQLLKQTLERFPGLTDHPMLLSEFILVGSRPAVA; from the coding sequence GTGAGCCCACCGATTCCGGACAGCAGTGCCCTCCCCGGCGGCCTGACGTTCACGCTCCGGGTTGCTTCTCTGAACGTCTGGAATCCGGGTCCGGACAAGACGCAGCGCAACCAAGGGCTCGCTGCGGCGCTGCGCGAACGGAACCTGGACGTGGTGCTGCTCCAAGAGATGGACGGCACCGCGGCCCAGTTCGACCTCTTCCGGCGGGTGGCCGGGTTCTCCCACGGGGTCCGGTCCGGAGATGTGGCCATCCTCTCCCGGTTTGAACTCACGAACTTCGAGGCCCCCGAGCTACCGCGAAAGCCTTCGCTGACGCCCATCCGGCAACTGCTCAATCGCCGGGATGTATACTTCTGCATCGCCGCGTTCCAGCACAACGGCATGCGCTTTCACGTGTCGTCCCATCACTGGGACAACCGACAGCTCGTCAACCGGAAGACGGCCGCAGCCGCCACCGCCGCCCGGATGAGCCATGTTCCCGCCGACACCGTCATCCTGTGTGGAGGGGACTTCAACACCCATCAGGAAACAGACGAGCTTCAGCGGGTGATGAAGGAGGGGCTCCTCAACAGCGGAACCCCGGGGGACTTCATCGACTTCATCCTCTACCGGGGGACTGGCATCCAGTTGCTGAAACAGACCCTGGAGCGGTTTCCCGGACTGACCGACCACCCCATGCTGTTGAGCGAGTTCATCCTGGTCGGCAGTCGGCCCGCCGTCGCCTGA
- the rimO gene encoding 30S ribosomal protein S12 methylthiotransferase RimO, with product MTLGCPKNRVDSEVMLGTLKQRGYRLVQEPAEAQVIVVNTCAFIGPAKQESVDSILEMAEYKKSGACSTLVVTGCLSQRHGGELAQEMPEVDHFLGTSAYAQIGDLLAAEASPRQVIPDPDYIHNAETPRINSMPSYTAYLKVSEGCDNACAFCIIPTLRGGQRSRPIADVVAEATRLADQGVQELNLVAQDLTAYGHDLPGKPKLHDLLKELVKVDVRWIRLHYAYPRIFPDELIEVMATEKKIAKYLDMPLQHASDKLLMSMKRGRNSQFLTDLLVKLRARVPGLVMRTSLIVGLPGETEEDFELLKEFVKTQRFERLGVFQYSDEEGTAAYDMPNKIPQKTIERRWREVMAIQKRINREQNKKLVGKRIEVLVEGTSPETEHLLVGRHEGQAPEIDGQVYINDGLAYPGEFVTLEVTEAHDYDLVGRVVERPDPKQRILKARDAVPTPMATWASPR from the coding sequence ATGACCCTCGGCTGCCCGAAGAACCGGGTGGACTCCGAGGTGATGCTGGGAACCCTCAAGCAGCGCGGCTACCGGCTCGTGCAGGAGCCCGCGGAAGCCCAGGTCATCGTCGTCAACACCTGCGCCTTCATCGGCCCGGCCAAGCAGGAGTCCGTGGACTCCATCCTGGAGATGGCCGAGTACAAGAAGTCGGGGGCCTGCAGCACGCTCGTGGTGACAGGCTGCTTGTCCCAGCGCCACGGCGGCGAGCTGGCCCAGGAGATGCCCGAGGTGGACCACTTCCTGGGCACCAGCGCCTACGCCCAGATTGGCGACCTGCTGGCGGCCGAGGCCTCTCCGCGGCAGGTCATCCCCGATCCGGACTACATCCACAACGCGGAGACGCCGCGCATCAACTCGATGCCCTCGTACACCGCCTATCTCAAGGTGTCCGAAGGGTGCGACAACGCGTGCGCCTTCTGCATCATCCCCACGCTGCGCGGCGGCCAGCGCTCGCGCCCCATCGCGGACGTCGTCGCGGAGGCCACCCGCCTGGCGGACCAGGGCGTGCAGGAGCTGAACCTGGTGGCGCAGGACCTCACGGCCTACGGCCATGACCTGCCCGGCAAGCCCAAGCTGCACGACTTGCTCAAGGAGCTGGTCAAGGTGGACGTGCGGTGGATCCGCCTGCACTACGCCTACCCGCGCATCTTCCCGGATGAGCTCATCGAGGTGATGGCGACGGAGAAGAAGATCGCCAAGTACCTGGACATGCCGCTGCAGCACGCCAGCGACAAGCTGCTCATGTCCATGAAGCGCGGCCGCAACTCACAGTTCCTCACGGACCTGCTGGTCAAGCTGCGCGCCCGTGTTCCAGGCCTGGTGATGCGCACCTCGCTCATCGTGGGCCTGCCGGGCGAGACGGAGGAGGACTTCGAGCTGCTGAAGGAGTTCGTGAAGACGCAGCGCTTCGAGCGGCTGGGAGTCTTCCAGTACTCGGATGAGGAGGGGACGGCGGCCTACGACATGCCGAACAAGATTCCCCAGAAGACCATCGAGCGGCGCTGGCGCGAGGTGATGGCCATCCAGAAGCGCATCAACCGCGAGCAGAACAAGAAGCTCGTGGGCAAGCGCATCGAGGTGCTGGTGGAAGGGACAAGCCCGGAGACCGAGCACCTGCTGGTGGGCCGCCATGAGGGGCAGGCCCCCGAAATCGACGGTCAGGTCTACATCAACGACGGCCTGGCCTACCCGGGCGAGTTCGTCACCCTCGAGGTGACGGAGGCGCATGACTACGACCTGGTGGGCCGGGTGGTGGAGCGGCCCGACCCGAAACAGCGCATCCTGAAGGCACGCGACGCCGTACCCACCCCCATGGCCACGTGGGCCTCTCCGCGATAG
- a CDS encoding YajQ family cyclic di-GMP-binding protein, with the protein MPSFDVVSKIDLAELDNAVNQTKKELSTRYDFQGTQADVVIAPDQTVLTVKAHSEERVQAAKEVLLAKLAKRNISLRALEFLDIEKTGLHNVKQNIKLQQGIPVEKAKELTKLLKDSKLKVQGSIQADQLRVTGKNRDDLQAAIALFRKEQDRLKLDMQFTNFRD; encoded by the coding sequence ATGCCTTCCTTCGACGTCGTCTCCAAGATCGATCTGGCCGAGCTCGACAACGCGGTCAACCAGACCAAGAAGGAGCTCAGCACCCGCTACGACTTCCAGGGGACCCAGGCGGATGTCGTCATTGCCCCGGACCAGACCGTCCTCACCGTGAAGGCCCACAGCGAGGAGCGGGTCCAGGCCGCCAAGGAAGTCCTCCTGGCCAAACTGGCCAAGCGCAACATCTCCCTGCGTGCGCTGGAGTTTCTCGACATCGAGAAGACGGGCCTGCACAACGTCAAGCAGAACATCAAGCTCCAGCAGGGCATCCCCGTGGAGAAGGCCAAAGAACTCACCAAGCTCCTCAAGGACTCCAAGCTGAAGGTCCAGGGGTCCATCCAAGCCGACCAGCTTCGCGTCACCGGAAAGAACAGGGATGACCTGCAGGCCGCCATTGCTTTGTTCCGCAAGGAACAGGACCGGCTGAAGCTGGACATGCAGTTCACCAACTTCCGGGACTAG
- a CDS encoding ribonuclease J: MLHVIPLGGLGEIGLNAMVLACRGEMLLIDAGLMFPTVEAPGIDIVIPDFSHLKQNASQFRGIVLTHGHEDHMGALPYLLDDLPVPVYGTRYTLAMARNRLDELGVIADLREIEPRTPFPVGSVFTVEASRVTHTVPDAVGYIIRTPEGTIIHTGDFKLDPDPIDGLRTDLERWGEAGEQGVLCLLSDSTNSEVTQETGSERVVEHAFERLFREAQGRIVVALFASNLHRVRTVLKLAEQLGRRVALQGRSMTRNVEMARQLGYLDVPESLFVPLEAVPSLAPSRVVLLSTGAQGEARAGLAQLAAGKGPVRLGPGDMVVLSARPIPGNERSVGALLDQLQWTGARLVYAQVEPDIHVSGHASQPQQRRVLELVRPQHFIPVHGEMRHLHRHLATARESGLTPEQLLLARDGDLISFEEGRGRFAGQVPTGRIHRDLYSGGVVTPESLQERTRLAETGMVVAVVVIDRASLALMAGPQLSGQGLSLDEQAMLPRVAEEARTLFLQLSPQLRGDDALVREELTRSVRRAFKLFTSKRPLVVPMVVKV; the protein is encoded by the coding sequence ATGCTTCATGTGATTCCGCTGGGCGGGTTGGGTGAGATTGGCCTCAATGCGATGGTGCTCGCGTGCCGAGGGGAGATGCTCCTCATCGACGCGGGCTTGATGTTCCCCACCGTGGAGGCCCCGGGCATCGACATCGTCATTCCTGATTTCAGCCACCTGAAACAGAACGCCTCCCAGTTCCGAGGCATCGTCCTCACCCACGGGCACGAGGACCACATGGGCGCGCTGCCCTACCTCCTCGATGACCTGCCCGTGCCCGTGTACGGCACCCGGTATACCCTCGCCATGGCGCGCAACCGGCTGGATGAGCTGGGCGTCATCGCCGACCTGCGGGAAATCGAGCCCCGGACCCCCTTCCCCGTCGGCTCGGTCTTCACGGTGGAGGCCAGCCGCGTCACCCACACCGTCCCCGACGCGGTGGGCTACATCATCCGGACCCCCGAGGGGACCATCATCCACACCGGCGACTTCAAGCTGGACCCCGACCCCATCGACGGCCTGCGCACGGACCTCGAGCGCTGGGGAGAAGCCGGCGAGCAGGGGGTGCTCTGCCTCCTGTCGGACTCCACCAACTCGGAGGTGACCCAGGAGACGGGCAGCGAGCGCGTCGTGGAGCACGCCTTCGAGCGGCTCTTTCGCGAGGCCCAGGGCCGCATCGTCGTGGCGCTCTTCGCCTCCAACCTCCACCGCGTCCGCACCGTGCTGAAGCTGGCCGAGCAGCTCGGCCGCCGGGTGGCCCTCCAGGGCCGGAGCATGACGCGCAACGTGGAGATGGCGCGGCAGTTGGGCTATCTCGACGTGCCCGAGTCCCTCTTCGTGCCCCTGGAGGCCGTTCCCAGCCTGGCCCCGAGCCGCGTCGTCCTGCTCTCCACGGGCGCCCAGGGAGAGGCCCGCGCGGGGCTGGCCCAACTCGCCGCCGGCAAGGGGCCCGTGCGGCTGGGCCCCGGGGACATGGTCGTCCTCAGCGCCCGGCCCATCCCCGGCAACGAGCGCTCCGTGGGGGCGCTCCTGGATCAGCTCCAGTGGACGGGGGCCCGCCTCGTCTACGCCCAGGTGGAACCCGACATCCACGTCTCCGGGCATGCCAGCCAGCCGCAGCAGCGCCGCGTCCTGGAGCTGGTGCGCCCCCAGCACTTCATCCCTGTCCACGGGGAGATGCGCCACCTTCACCGCCACCTGGCCACGGCGCGCGAGTCGGGGCTTACCCCCGAGCAGCTCCTGCTGGCCCGGGATGGGGACCTCATCTCCTTCGAGGAGGGCCGGGGCCGCTTCGCCGGCCAGGTGCCCACCGGCCGCATCCACAGGGACCTCTACAGCGGGGGCGTGGTGACACCCGAATCCCTCCAGGAGCGCACCCGGCTGGCCGAGACGGGCATGGTGGTGGCGGTGGTCGTCATCGACCGCGCGTCCCTGGCGCTGATGGCCGGTCCCCAGCTCTCCGGCCAGGGGCTCTCCCTGGATGAACAGGCGATGCTGCCCCGGGTGGCCGAAGAGGCCCGCACCCTGTTTCTCCAGCTCTCCCCACAACTGCGCGGGGACGACGCCTTGGTACGAGAGGAACTGACCCGCTCCGTCCGCCGCGCCTTCAAGCTGTTCACCAGCAAGCGCCCCCTGGTGGTGCCCATGGTCGTCAAGGTGTGA